The proteins below come from a single Zea mays cultivar B73 chromosome 8, Zm-B73-REFERENCE-NAM-5.0, whole genome shotgun sequence genomic window:
- the LOC118473201 gene encoding uncharacterized protein: MYVWPIHEDADGDVLLYFTIIPSPAISQANYVSHSSNNFTERVVLPDGQVSLQMTLIGCEFLSSWTKCLTTAFAKGCSWNGAFTLDGFKFIEDHVLHVKKPKKAGNGSMGKDVDEFLSLLETILCSANTSRPSYLDSYIRYWRSLWDTLDVTNLLPNEDKLFLGTHVCFMTSYAREKLIFKLYRKYKGASRDATSIWNRAINGVVCPSTWHSDLSSVPMLMDVFEGASKLNCPYPPSKIGAFRFMKDIHYKKLINTIQGNNESRVTSLVWGQRGGEVTGRLLSSSVDGSVCECDLFYLQQKIVLDTVGIPIWQMAMEPSVDAKNTENNSSEFAVNGHPDQNDYNNSDLSNIDDGDNSEDEDGSTNTISSYHVNDFQRLALACDDGSVRLYNVPELGALTYYRSLPRVSGDGATLESVLDLVKAMYLNVESFPCVRLLNLSGEIGCSNPGSEKVIAPIVRLRKGSDQLVQPSTILLSLDQMSDFFLRVSNDPELHQKVAGVFVESNGVNNDLQELSPDRKFPKDDFALYSNHSHDWNPVLLYYHVGIRYHVEQI; the protein is encoded by the exons ATGTATGTTTGGCCCATCCACGAAGATGCTGACGGAGATGTCTTATTATATTTTACCATCATTCCATCGCC GGCTATTAGCCAAGCAAATTATGTCTCCCATAGCAGCAACAACTTCACAGAAAGGGTTGTCCTTCCAGATGGACAAGTTTCCCTACAGATGACACTAATAGGGTGTGAATTCCTGTCATCATGGACGAAGTGCCTTACAACAGCATTTGCTAAGGGCTGTAGTTGGAATGGTGCCTTTACACTAGATGGTTTCAAATTTATTGAAGACCACGTTTTACATGTTAAAAAGCCAAAGAAAGCAGGAAATGGTTCAATGGGAAAAGATGTGGATGAATTTCTTAGTCTCCTAGAAACAATCCTTTGCAGTGCCAATACAAGTCGTCCATCGTATCTGGATTCGTATATAAGATATTGGCGTAGCCTTTGGGACACTCTTGACGTGACAAATCTCTTACCAAATGAGGATAAATTATTTCTTGGTACACATGTTTGCTTTATGACTAGCTACGCTAGAGAGAAGTTAATATTCAAACTATATCGGAAGTATAAAGGTGCAAGCAGAGACGCGACTTCTATTTGGAATAGAGCAATAAATGGTGTTGTTTGTCCATCAACTTGGCACTCAGACCTGTCCTCCGTACCAATGTTGATGGATGTTTTTGAGGGTGCAAGCAAATTAAACTGCCCATATCCACCATCAAAGATTGGTGCCTTTAGATTTATGAAAGATatacactacaagaaactgataaat ACTATACAGGGGAACAATGAGTCGAGGGTCACATCACTGGTGTGGGGGCAGAGAGGAGGTGAAGTGACCGGCCGACTGCTCTCGTCCAGCGTTGATGGGTCGGTTTGTGAATGTGATCTATTCTACCTGCAGCAAAAG ATTGTTCTAGATACTGTTGGAATTCCAATCTGGCAAATGGCAATGGAGCCTTCAGTTGATGCTAAAAATACTGAAAATAATAGCTCAGAGTTTGCTGTCAATGGCCATCCAGACCAAAATGACTACAACAATTCTGACTTAAGTAACATTGATGATGGTGACAACTCTGAGGATGAAGATGGTTCTACCAACACAATATCTTCATATCATGTGAATGATTTCCAGCGACTGGCTCTTGCGTGTGATGATGGTTCTGTACGATTGTATAATGTGCCTGAATTAGGTGCATTGACTTACTATAGGTCTCTTCCAAGAGTGAGCG GAGATGGTGCCACATTGGAATCAGTTCTAGACCTTGTGAAGGCAATGTACCTAAACGTTGAAAGCTTCCCTTGTGTGAGGCTGTTGAATCTTTCTGGTGAAATTGGCTGTTCTA ATCCTGGAAGTGAGAAGGTCATTGCACCAATTGTAAGACTTAGAAAAGGCAGTGATCAATTGGTTCAACCATCTACTATTCTCCTTTCCTTAGATCAGATGTCAGATTTCTTTCTGAG GGTATCCAATGATCCAGAACTTCACCAGAAGGTGGCTGGTGTATTTGTTGAGTCAAATGGTGTCAACAATGACTTACAAG AGCTGTCTCCTGATAGAAAATTTCCAAAAGATGATTTTGCACTCTACTCAAATCACAGCCATGATTGGAATCCTGTT TTACTCTATTATCATGTAGGGATCAGGTATCATGTGGAACAAATATAA